A genomic region of Zea mays cultivar B73 chromosome 6, Zm-B73-REFERENCE-NAM-5.0, whole genome shotgun sequence contains the following coding sequences:
- the LOC103630644 gene encoding uncharacterized protein encodes MTMSSGQSSPMESSSRACPHSDAPAVCSNKLCRGMKAVYLVLVKKHQPKLAALGVHLHHLLSRSKRRSSLAAREQNPALMSLSSSLSCRSMDPAAAVVHPYPRSQGHRRRGSLSRHAAPSLSCRSMDPAAAVCKYQYRPREVEFSCKSTPMHRRRREDKRRLRLQSRAAEQGRDRPSSEPEYYGSAAAVTRLFALMDVEEVAEAADGGYDGSGDLDLDLDDAAVAAWSAPRQVRITDSPYLPREEDNEERSAVDRRADEFIMWFHEQLRTQQQQQLSTVRNWGSDKVVVQKQQTDWP; translated from the coding sequence ATGACTATGAGCAGTGGGCAGTCGTCGCCGATGGAGTCAAGCAGTAGAGCATGTCCACATAGCGACGCCCCGGCGGTGTGCTCCAATAAGCTGTGCCGCGGGATGAAAGCCGTCTACCTCGTCCTCGTCAAGAAGCACCAGCCGAAGCTCGCCGCGCTCGGAGTCCACCTGCACCACCTCCTCTCCAGAAGCAAGCGCCGCAGCAGCCTCGCCGCGCGGGAGCAGAACCCGGCGCTGATGTCCCTGTCGTCGTCGCTGTCGTGCCGGTCCATGGACCCCGCCGCCGCGGTGGTGCACCCGTACCCGCGCAGCCAGGGCCACCGCCGCCGCGGGTCGTTGTCGAGGCACGCGGCCCCGTCGCTGTCGTGCCGGTCCATGGACCCCGCGGCCGCCGTGTGCAAGTACCAGTACCGTCCCCGCGAGGTGGAGTTCAGCTGCAAGAGCACGCCAATGCATAGGCGCCGGCGCGAGGATAAGCGGCGTCTGCGCCTGCAGAGCCGCGCCGCCGAGCAGGGACGCGACCGCCCGTCGTCGGAGCCGGAGTACTACGGCTCGGCCGCGGCGGTGACAAGGCTGTTCGCGCTCATGGACGTCGAGGAGGTCGCCGAGGCGGCGGACGGCGGCTACGACGGCAGCGGCGATCTGGACCTGGACCTGGATGACGCCGCGGTGGCGGCGTGGTCGGCGCCGCGTCAGGTGCGGATCACGGACTCGCCATACCTGCCGAGGGAGGAGGACAACGAGGAGAGGAGCGCCGTGGACAGGCGCGCCGACGAGTTCATCATGTGGTTCCACGAGCAGCTGCggacacagcagcagcagcagctcagCACGGTGCGCAACTGGGGGTCAGATAAGGTGGTGGTGCAGAAGCAGCAGACCGACTGGCCCTAG